The Myxococcales bacterium genome has a segment encoding these proteins:
- the zigA gene encoding zinc metallochaperone GTPase ZigA, giving the protein MSRKLPVTVLSGFLGAGKTTLLNRVLSNRQGRKVAVIVNDMSEVNIDADLVALGSAKLDRTQEKLVELSNGCICCTLREDLLAEVTQLAREGRFDYLLIESTGISEPMPVAATFSFRDEEGFSLSDVARLDTMVTVVDGVNFLREYASGDDLRARGLAAGPDDGRVLVNLLVEQVEFANVIVISKTDLVPPRDRERLAGILAHLNPEARIVSALHGNVPLESLLDTALFDETKAAGAAGWAKELAGIHTPESMAYGISSFVYRARRPFHPERLHAHFGDEWPGVLRSKGFFWLATRMGEVGSWSQAGAACQTGRAGFWWASMPRSTWPEDAATLRRIRESWSVPFGDRRQELVLIGMGMDEVELRQRFDACLLTDSELTAGPEAWGQLSDPFIPWGESPSDGDGPPMSPARETRTQGDLREPVLPRV; this is encoded by the coding sequence ATGTCGCGCAAGCTCCCCGTCACGGTGCTCAGTGGGTTCCTGGGCGCAGGAAAAACCACCCTGTTGAATCGTGTCTTGTCGAACCGCCAGGGACGAAAGGTGGCGGTGATCGTCAACGACATGAGCGAGGTCAACATCGACGCGGATTTGGTGGCCCTGGGCAGTGCGAAGCTCGATCGCACGCAGGAGAAGCTGGTCGAGCTTTCGAACGGATGTATCTGTTGCACCCTGCGGGAAGATCTGTTGGCGGAAGTGACCCAGCTGGCACGGGAGGGGCGCTTCGATTACCTGCTCATCGAATCAACGGGTATCTCCGAGCCGATGCCCGTGGCTGCGACGTTTTCTTTTCGAGACGAAGAGGGATTCAGCCTGTCGGACGTTGCCCGGCTCGACACGATGGTGACCGTGGTCGATGGTGTCAACTTCCTGCGCGAGTATGCGTCGGGTGATGACCTGCGGGCTCGCGGATTGGCCGCGGGACCGGACGATGGCCGCGTTTTGGTCAACCTGCTCGTCGAACAGGTGGAGTTTGCGAACGTGATCGTCATCTCGAAGACAGATCTCGTGCCCCCTCGAGACCGGGAGCGCCTTGCGGGGATCCTTGCCCACCTCAATCCCGAGGCACGGATCGTGAGCGCCCTTCACGGCAATGTGCCGCTCGAGAGTCTCCTCGATACGGCCCTTTTCGATGAGACGAAGGCGGCGGGAGCAGCGGGGTGGGCGAAAGAACTGGCGGGGATCCATACCCCCGAGTCGATGGCCTATGGCATCAGCAGCTTCGTCTACCGCGCCCGAAGGCCCTTCCACCCGGAGCGGCTTCACGCTCACTTCGGTGACGAATGGCCTGGCGTGCTGCGTTCGAAGGGATTCTTTTGGCTCGCCACCCGCATGGGGGAGGTGGGATCCTGGTCACAGGCTGGGGCCGCCTGCCAAACCGGTCGCGCCGGATTTTGGTGGGCCTCCATGCCTCGCAGCACCTGGCCCGAGGATGCGGCAACACTGCGGCGTATTCGCGAAAGCTGGAGCGTGCCTTTTGGCGATCGGAGGCAGGAACTCGTGCTCATCGGCATGGGCATGGACGAAGTCGAACTGCGGCAGCGCTTCGACGCCTGCTTGCTCACGGACTCCGAGTTGACTGCGGGGCCCGAGGCCTGGGGCCAGCTCTCCGATCCATTTATCCCCTGGGGTGAGTCGCCCTCGGATGGCGATGGGCCCCCCATGAGCCCCGCACGGGAAACCCGCACTCAAGGAGACCTCCGTGAACCTGTCCTCCCACGCGTTTAG
- a CDS encoding DUF1826 domain-containing protein, giving the protein MNLSSHAFSPETTKQETADVVTVDETAALVKIFDEGCRIVVLRRPLLASLQADAAKLAAEPRLKIVATTNADGSGLKGLHPLLDETRALREDIQFWVEVLSELTGAREMGVRLARLDQAMCPRFHTDRVTVRLVCTYAGPATEYLTERDVERTRLACHVRSPDAEGAGVVREGGAVRAATCGDIVLLKGELWPDRPALGAVHRSPRVEPGQGRLVMTLDPLAP; this is encoded by the coding sequence GTGAACCTGTCCTCCCACGCGTTTAGCCCCGAGACAACGAAACAGGAAACCGCCGACGTCGTGACAGTCGACGAGACGGCGGCGTTGGTGAAGATCTTCGACGAAGGCTGTCGCATTGTCGTGCTGCGACGGCCCCTGCTTGCTTCACTGCAGGCTGATGCTGCGAAGCTCGCGGCAGAGCCCCGCTTGAAAATTGTGGCTACGACGAACGCGGATGGCTCGGGTCTCAAGGGACTCCATCCCCTCTTGGACGAAACGCGAGCGCTTCGCGAAGACATTCAGTTCTGGGTAGAGGTGCTGAGTGAACTCACGGGGGCGCGCGAGATGGGGGTGCGCTTGGCACGGCTCGATCAGGCGATGTGCCCGCGTTTTCACACGGATAGGGTGACCGTGCGTTTGGTCTGCACCTACGCGGGACCCGCAACCGAGTACCTGACCGAGCGGGACGTGGAAAGGACGCGGTTGGCCTGTCACGTGCGGAGCCCTGACGCTGAAGGCGCAGGCGTGGTGCGCGAGGGAGGCGCGGTGCGTGCGGCGACGTGCGGCGACATCGTGTTGCTCAAGGGGGAGCTGTGGCCCGATCGGCCGGCCCTTGGCGCCGTCCATCGTTCGCCTCGTGTCGAGCCAGGACAAGGCCGCCTGGTCATGACCCTGGATCCGCTGGCCCCGTAG
- a CDS encoding class I SAM-dependent methyltransferase has translation MPGAADPKVNEKFLDPGLNAEEWVKRFEGESREVFAQRASIVKASGVGPGQVVADVGAGTGLFTFLFADAVGPKGRVYAVDVSPVFVRRLRQHAKSRSPRNVVVIQGASRSPELPEGSVDRVFICDTYHHFEHPGEMLAGIARALRPGGEVVVVDFRREPGKSSAWTLEHVRAGEEVVKAEFEAAGLSFARSADFLQENYLLVFKKATDRKAPVP, from the coding sequence ATGCCGGGAGCCGCGGATCCCAAGGTCAACGAAAAGTTCCTCGACCCCGGCTTGAACGCAGAGGAGTGGGTGAAGCGCTTCGAGGGCGAGTCCCGAGAGGTCTTCGCGCAACGGGCGTCGATCGTGAAGGCCAGTGGCGTGGGACCCGGGCAGGTCGTGGCAGACGTGGGCGCCGGTACGGGGCTGTTCACGTTTTTGTTCGCCGATGCGGTGGGCCCGAAGGGCCGGGTTTATGCCGTGGACGTGTCCCCGGTTTTCGTGCGGCGCTTGCGCCAGCACGCCAAGAGCCGGAGCCCGCGCAACGTGGTGGTGATCCAGGGCGCGTCCCGCTCGCCGGAGCTGCCCGAGGGCTCCGTGGATCGCGTGTTCATCTGCGACACCTATCACCACTTCGAGCATCCCGGGGAGATGTTGGCAGGCATCGCGCGGGCGTTGCGCCCGGGCGGTGAGGTGGTCGTGGTGGACTTTCGCAGAGAGCCCGGCAAGAGCTCGGCCTGGACGCTCGAGCACGTGCGGGCGGGAGAAGAGGTGGTCAAGGCCGAGTTCGAGGCCGCAGGCCTTTCGTTCGCGCGCTCCGCCGACTTTCTGCAGGAGAACTACCTTCTGGTGTTCAAGAAGGCAACGGACCGAAAAGCACCAGTGCCCTGA
- a CDS encoding DUF3160 domain-containing protein: MRIAYTWLGTTAVATALSLSGCGGSSSPPPGGTTPLGPGSPVAPASSAAETAERQAVNQALSEVKSLTPAAFAARYPVPAWAPLSYDPAAATNFDLIQASALKLNAAETQALKTKGFVITDRYHFPSFAYGYAAIYGEDLPVFVSADSIMYAVHRSYDDLLKAIETDALVPDMQALLAGMRSQLGSGALADLGGAAAADADLYLALAASLLEETGTAAPVAGAKAAEIAKLVGKARAAAGAESLALFGAQRLIDFSQFKPRGHYTDTPSLTRYFQAMMWLGRIDFRIIETQADGSQVFRRPQFMAAYGLLALLTPEARTRFSRIDRTIGAFVGESDNMTVSQFDALLTALGTTTPGAVSALTDQAIVSAVVTGDFGRQRISSHYMVNGLGQGTLPLSRTFLLLGQRYVLDSHVFSNVVYDRVQQGKVTRMMPDPLDAAFAALGNNQAAALLKPTLESYGYAPDLAAMRELADAHGSGYWNENLYNAWLFALRALSPDATTFDKLPSVAKTEAWGRRLLNTQLASWAELRHDTILYAKQSYTGGIACEFPDAFVDPYPAFYAAVASYAAKGQAVVAALDTTGAPTLAAAGTYFARLQQIMGMLQEMAEFQRDGVPFTDTHMQFINEAVQIQNVCGGGFVEKGWYKELFFGDPLEYKPTIADVHTQPTDEGGNEVGRILHVGTGMARLMVTSVETCQGPRAYAGLVSSYFERITEQWVRLDDEAWKQELAKTPPPAEVPWMDDLVAK; the protein is encoded by the coding sequence ATGCGTATCGCGTACACATGGCTTGGTACGACGGCGGTGGCCACCGCTCTTTCTCTCTCGGGTTGCGGGGGCTCCTCCAGCCCACCCCCCGGGGGAACCACCCCGCTCGGGCCAGGGTCTCCCGTCGCACCTGCTTCGTCGGCGGCGGAGACGGCCGAGCGACAAGCCGTGAACCAGGCGCTCTCGGAGGTCAAGTCCCTGACCCCCGCCGCCTTCGCGGCCCGCTATCCCGTGCCGGCCTGGGCGCCGCTTTCGTACGACCCCGCGGCAGCCACGAACTTCGACCTCATCCAGGCCTCGGCCCTGAAGCTCAACGCGGCTGAAACGCAGGCCCTGAAGACCAAGGGCTTCGTCATCACGGACCGCTACCACTTTCCAAGCTTCGCCTACGGCTACGCCGCGATCTATGGAGAAGATCTGCCAGTGTTCGTCAGCGCCGATTCGATCATGTACGCGGTCCACCGCTCGTACGACGATTTGCTCAAGGCCATCGAAACGGACGCCCTCGTTCCCGATATGCAAGCGCTGCTCGCGGGGATGCGCAGTCAGCTGGGCTCGGGGGCTCTCGCGGACCTGGGCGGAGCCGCCGCGGCCGACGCGGATCTCTATTTGGCTTTGGCGGCAAGCCTGCTCGAGGAGACCGGCACCGCGGCCCCCGTGGCGGGTGCAAAGGCTGCGGAGATCGCCAAGCTGGTCGGAAAAGCCCGCGCGGCGGCCGGCGCGGAGAGCCTTGCGCTCTTCGGGGCCCAGCGTCTCATCGACTTCTCTCAGTTCAAGCCCCGCGGGCACTACACCGACACCCCTTCACTGACCCGCTACTTCCAGGCCATGATGTGGCTTGGCCGCATCGACTTTCGCATCATCGAGACCCAGGCCGATGGCTCGCAGGTGTTCCGACGTCCCCAGTTCATGGCTGCGTACGGCCTGCTGGCCCTGCTGACGCCGGAAGCCCGGACCCGCTTTTCGCGCATCGATCGGACCATCGGCGCGTTCGTGGGTGAATCGGACAACATGACCGTTTCCCAGTTCGACGCCTTGTTGACGGCGTTAGGTACGACCACACCAGGGGCCGTCAGCGCTCTAACGGATCAGGCCATCGTGAGCGCGGTGGTCACGGGCGACTTTGGGCGGCAACGCATCTCGAGCCACTACATGGTGAACGGCCTCGGCCAAGGCACGCTGCCGCTGTCGCGCACCTTCCTGTTGTTGGGCCAAAGGTACGTTCTCGACTCGCACGTGTTCAGCAACGTGGTGTACGACCGCGTTCAGCAGGGCAAGGTTACGCGCATGATGCCCGACCCTCTGGACGCCGCCTTTGCGGCCCTGGGGAACAACCAGGCGGCAGCCTTGCTGAAGCCCACCCTGGAAAGCTACGGGTACGCGCCGGACCTGGCGGCCATGCGTGAGCTGGCAGACGCGCACGGCAGCGGGTACTGGAACGAAAACCTCTACAACGCCTGGCTTTTTGCCCTGCGGGCGCTGTCACCGGACGCAACCACCTTCGACAAGCTGCCCTCGGTGGCCAAAACAGAGGCGTGGGGCCGGCGCCTGCTGAACACGCAGCTCGCGTCGTGGGCCGAACTGCGCCACGACACGATCCTCTACGCGAAGCAGTCGTACACGGGGGGCATCGCTTGTGAGTTTCCCGATGCCTTCGTGGACCCTTACCCGGCCTTCTACGCGGCCGTGGCGAGCTACGCGGCGAAGGGGCAAGCGGTGGTGGCGGCGCTCGACACGACGGGGGCGCCCACGCTTGCGGCCGCCGGGACCTACTTTGCCCGCCTCCAGCAAATCATGGGCATGCTGCAGGAGATGGCTGAGTTTCAGCGAGACGGCGTGCCCTTCACTGACACGCACATGCAGTTCATCAACGAAGCGGTTCAGATTCAGAATGTCTGTGGGGGCGGCTTCGTGGAGAAGGGGTGGTACAAGGAGCTTTTCTTCGGCGATCCGCTCGAGTACAAGCCCACCATCGCCGATGTGCATACGCAGCCCACGGACGAGGGGGGCAATGAAGTGGGGCGTATTCTGCACGTGGGCACAGGCATGGCGCGCCTCATGGTGACCTCGGTCGAGACCTGCCAGGGGCCCCGCGCGTACGCAGGCCTCGTGTCGAGCTACTTCGAGCGGATCACAGAGCAATGGGTGCGCCTTGACGACGAAGCGTGGAAACAGGAGCTCGCCAAGACGCCCCCGCCCGCCGAGGTCCCCTGGATGGACGACCTGGTGGCAAAGTAG
- a CDS encoding SRPBCC domain-containing protein yields MAKSRKPNELHIERVYDAPVKRVWEAWTDPAQVAQWWGPRGFTLTTRHKDVRTGGSWLYTMHGPDGVDYPNHTKFLEVVEYARLVYDHGGYEDKPPLFRVTVTFSESEGKTTMDMTMTLPSAQAAEEAKVFIKKAGGEATWDRLAEYLAPTDRFVINRSFDAAPETIFEMWTNPAHIVHWLPPTGFTMTYLRANISPGGTSFFRMDGPGGMSLHVQSHHQELVRPHRIVYSQTFCDEHEQPCRPPFAETWPASLSITVTLTEEAPHQTRVTLFTEVKGAATEVERTSFHQGKAGMTQGWTGSFDELERRLATTRPA; encoded by the coding sequence ATGGCAAAAAGCCGTAAACCGAACGAGCTGCACATCGAACGCGTCTACGACGCTCCCGTCAAAAGGGTCTGGGAGGCCTGGACGGATCCCGCCCAGGTGGCGCAGTGGTGGGGGCCGCGGGGCTTCACGCTCACGACCCGGCACAAGGACGTGCGCACGGGCGGCTCGTGGCTCTACACGATGCATGGCCCCGACGGGGTCGACTACCCGAACCACACGAAGTTCCTGGAGGTCGTGGAATACGCCCGCTTGGTCTACGACCACGGTGGGTACGAAGACAAGCCCCCGCTCTTCCGGGTCACGGTGACCTTCTCCGAGTCCGAAGGCAAAACCACGATGGACATGACGATGACGCTGCCCTCGGCGCAAGCCGCGGAGGAAGCGAAGGTGTTCATCAAAAAAGCCGGAGGCGAGGCCACCTGGGATCGGCTGGCCGAGTACCTTGCGCCCACCGATCGCTTCGTCATCAACCGCAGCTTCGACGCAGCCCCCGAGACCATTTTCGAGATGTGGACGAACCCGGCGCACATCGTTCACTGGCTACCGCCCACCGGATTCACCATGACTTACCTACGGGCCAACATCTCGCCTGGCGGCACGTCGTTCTTTCGCATGGACGGCCCCGGCGGCATGAGCTTGCACGTCCAGTCCCATCACCAGGAGCTCGTGAGGCCCCATCGCATCGTCTATTCACAGACCTTCTGCGACGAGCACGAGCAGCCTTGCCGCCCCCCGTTCGCCGAAACCTGGCCGGCCAGCTTGTCGATCACCGTCACCCTGACGGAGGAGGCCCCACACCAAACGCGCGTCACGCTCTTCACGGAGGTCAAGGGCGCTGCCACCGAGGTGGAACGCACCTCCTTCCATCAGGGCAAGGCGGGCATGACCCAGGGATGGACCGGCTCGTTCGACGAGCTCGAACGGCGGTTGGCAACGACACGACCGGCCTGA
- a CDS encoding metalloregulator ArsR/SmtB family transcription factor yields MEDTLTLTFSALADPTRRAILAHLAQGEATVKDLAKPFSISAPAITKHLKVLETAGLITRTRDAQFRPCRLEPKPLAEVASWVDAYRQIWEQRFDRLEAYLKRQTNVSAGESPAAAKPTKKGKNGNKGKKGKTHGKKP; encoded by the coding sequence ATGGAGGACACGCTCACGCTCACCTTCTCCGCGCTTGCCGATCCCACACGGCGGGCGATTCTTGCCCACCTTGCACAGGGCGAGGCCACCGTGAAGGACCTTGCGAAGCCGTTTTCCATCTCGGCGCCTGCCATCACCAAACACCTGAAGGTGCTCGAGACGGCGGGCCTCATCACCCGCACCCGGGACGCCCAATTTCGTCCCTGTCGGCTCGAGCCGAAGCCGCTGGCCGAGGTGGCCAGCTGGGTCGATGCGTACAGGCAAATCTGGGAACAGCGCTTCGATCGGCTCGAGGCGTACTTGAAACGTCAAACGAACGTAAGTGCCGGGGAGTCCCCCGCGGCAGCCAAGCCCACCAAGAAGGGCAAGAACGGCAACAAGGGCAAAAAAGGAAAGACACATGGCAAAAAGCCGTAA